The proteins below come from a single Chryseobacterium nepalense genomic window:
- the nhaA gene encoding Na+/H+ antiporter NhaA, whose amino-acid sequence MSNDYNYKPIDKIVQPMQRFIQQEKSGGLLLGISVILALILANTPLSHAYHEVLEQSFGFQWNNETYFNYTIHHWINDGLMSIFFFVVGLELKREIIGGELSNVRKAVLPIVAAVGGMVMPALIYLLFNPSGEPHKGWGIPMATDIAFALGVLYLLGNKIPLALKVFLTALAIVDDLGAVLVIAFFYTAEINMVFLLAGLFILAIMYLGNKLGIRSIIFYAVLGIGGVWTCFLVSGVHATIAAVLAAFTIPADVKIRESVFIAKINSYLERFKNIDPDQNTPTLTNEQLHVLEKMNEATLAATPPLQRLEHAMHPAVSFLIIPIFAIANAGVSLTIDIESLFNNNIAVGTALGLLLGKVIGIAGFSILFIKLKIAKVPTGMTIKNLFGLGFLASIGFTMSLFVTSLAFGHEEYQTQAKIGIFAASLIGGIIGYVILNRSAK is encoded by the coding sequence ATGAGCAATGATTACAATTACAAACCGATAGACAAGATCGTGCAGCCTATGCAAAGATTTATTCAACAGGAAAAGTCTGGGGGACTGTTGTTGGGAATCAGCGTTATATTGGCCCTTATTTTGGCAAATACACCTTTGTCTCATGCCTATCATGAAGTTTTGGAACAATCTTTTGGCTTCCAGTGGAACAATGAAACCTATTTTAATTATACCATTCACCACTGGATTAATGACGGTCTGATGTCCATATTTTTCTTTGTGGTAGGTTTGGAGCTGAAACGGGAGATTATCGGGGGAGAGCTTTCTAATGTCAGAAAGGCTGTTTTACCTATTGTAGCTGCTGTTGGAGGCATGGTAATGCCTGCCCTTATTTATCTTCTTTTCAATCCTTCAGGCGAGCCACACAAAGGCTGGGGAATCCCGATGGCTACAGATATTGCTTTTGCATTGGGAGTTCTTTACCTGCTGGGAAATAAAATACCGTTGGCACTTAAGGTTTTTTTAACAGCACTTGCTATTGTCGATGATCTTGGAGCAGTGCTCGTTATCGCATTTTTCTACACCGCTGAAATCAATATGGTATTTTTACTGGCCGGACTTTTCATTCTTGCTATAATGTATTTGGGAAACAAGCTTGGCATACGATCCATTATTTTTTATGCAGTTTTGGGAATCGGCGGAGTCTGGACCTGTTTTCTCGTGTCGGGAGTTCATGCTACGATCGCCGCCGTACTGGCCGCATTTACGATCCCGGCCGATGTGAAGATCCGGGAAAGTGTTTTTATTGCCAAGATTAATTCCTATCTGGAACGATTTAAAAATATTGATCCGGACCAGAATACACCCACCCTCACCAATGAACAGCTACATGTCCTGGAAAAAATGAACGAGGCAACCCTGGCTGCCACTCCCCCATTGCAAAGACTGGAACATGCCATGCATCCTGCCGTTTCATTCCTGATTATCCCTATTTTCGCTATAGCGAATGCAGGTGTCTCGCTAACTATTGATATAGAGAGTCTCTTTAACAATAATATTGCAGTAGGTACTGCTTTAGGTCTGTTATTGGGTAAAGTAATCGGCATTGCAGGATTTAGTATTTTGTTTATAAAACTGAAAATTGCCAAAGTTCCTACGGGAATGACAATCAAAAACCTTTTCGGACTTGGATTTTTAGCTTCTATAGGATTCACCATGTCACTTTTTGTAACCTCACTGGCCTTTGGCCATGAAGAATACCAGACTCAGGCAAAAATAGGTATATTTGCCGCATCACTTATCGGTGGAATTATAGGATATGTGATTCTCAACCGATCTGCAAAATAA
- a CDS encoding TonB-dependent receptor produces MNRKIQILSILFLGVSSVAFSQIKEEKLILNKKREPEVKNIEKKKTSVETIKNYPPEEKSQNPVQYRITDVPAVSDFKTSTIQGQDVTPKFEGSAQNNYIQFGMGNYGKILGDANISKTLENKIEVGVDAHFLSTQGLKKEYDWDSKQSSTTLGAFLNSYGDKGKFNLNAEYGLNSYNYYGIYALQPGDVDLDQRVNQFKVNGYYDFYSNEILNDVRVKSSFLKDHFDAQENQVSILANLSKHAVEIGKSGFNLNADLGVGVEAVKSEFAILDQNSSNFVNLNLAPKVTFRKGDSYLMLGSSFAFLNSKNQNMMMAEQMKNNKTYWFPQAEFQYAAADEFKFYGGVDGGLKLNTYADLLQQNPFIVSDQYLRPTETKYHFYVGLRGDIDEMFKYDVSAGYGKMNDIMFFRANDLFDYTSVNRSAYNYANTFSAVYDNGNVGDIKGSLQYFPLANLILDTEVKFTKFDLDNYSDIYNVPLVTASIGAKYTMLDQKLMLGFKGIFASDRTTNSFVLEGVGNPVTYLSTEDTNDKVGGYADLNLSAEYKIHKNFSIFALGNNLLNSKYQTYKGYKVLGAQILGGVKITF; encoded by the coding sequence ATGAACAGGAAAATTCAAATATTATCTATATTATTCTTAGGGGTTTCGTCGGTGGCGTTTTCCCAGATCAAAGAAGAAAAACTGATTCTTAATAAAAAAAGAGAACCGGAAGTAAAGAACATCGAAAAAAAGAAAACTTCGGTAGAAACCATTAAAAATTATCCGCCGGAAGAAAAATCCCAGAATCCTGTACAATACAGAATAACGGATGTTCCCGCAGTTTCGGATTTTAAAACTTCTACCATCCAGGGCCAGGATGTTACACCAAAATTTGAAGGTTCTGCGCAAAATAATTATATCCAGTTCGGAATGGGAAATTACGGGAAAATTCTCGGAGATGCCAATATTTCCAAAACACTGGAAAACAAAATTGAGGTGGGTGTTGATGCCCATTTTCTTTCAACACAAGGCCTTAAAAAAGAATATGACTGGGATTCCAAGCAGAGTTCCACTACTTTGGGAGCCTTTCTCAATTCTTACGGAGATAAAGGGAAATTCAATCTGAATGCTGAATATGGCTTAAACAGTTATAACTACTACGGAATTTATGCACTGCAGCCTGGAGATGTTGATCTGGATCAGAGAGTTAATCAATTTAAAGTAAACGGATATTATGATTTTTATTCCAATGAAATTCTGAATGATGTGCGTGTAAAGTCATCTTTTTTGAAAGACCATTTTGATGCTCAGGAAAACCAGGTCTCCATTTTAGCCAATTTGTCAAAACATGCGGTTGAAATCGGGAAGTCAGGTTTTAACCTTAACGCTGATCTGGGAGTAGGTGTGGAAGCTGTAAAAAGTGAATTTGCCATTCTTGATCAGAATTCATCCAATTTTGTTAATCTGAATCTTGCTCCTAAAGTTACCTTTAGAAAAGGAGATTCATATTTAATGTTAGGTTCTTCATTTGCATTTCTGAATTCGAAAAATCAGAATATGATGATGGCTGAACAGATGAAAAATAATAAAACGTATTGGTTTCCACAGGCTGAATTCCAGTATGCCGCCGCTGATGAGTTTAAATTCTACGGTGGGGTAGACGGAGGTCTTAAACTGAATACATATGCTGATCTTTTACAGCAAAACCCTTTTATCGTTTCCGATCAGTACTTAAGACCTACTGAAACAAAATATCATTTTTATGTAGGTTTGAGAGGAGATATTGATGAAATGTTCAAATATGATGTTTCTGCAGGGTACGGAAAAATGAATGATATCATGTTCTTCAGAGCAAATGATTTGTTCGATTATACTTCGGTTAATCGTTCCGCTTATAATTATGCCAATACTTTTTCTGCTGTTTATGATAATGGTAATGTGGGCGATATTAAAGGTAGCCTTCAATATTTCCCGCTGGCAAATCTTATCCTGGATACAGAAGTAAAATTTACCAAATTTGACCTCGATAATTACTCGGATATCTATAATGTACCGCTCGTAACGGCGTCAATCGGAGCAAAATATACCATGCTTGATCAAAAATTAATGCTTGGTTTTAAAGGGATTTTTGCAAGCGACAGAACGACGAATTCATTTGTGCTTGAGGGAGTTGGCAATCCGGTAACCTACCTGTCTACAGAGGATACAAATGATAAAGTTGGAGGGTATGCTGATTTAAACTTATCAGCAGAGTATAAAATTCACAAAAATTTCAGTATTTTCGCACTCGGAAATAATCTTCTAAACTCAAAATACCAAACGTACAAAGGCTACAAAGTTCTTGGTGCACAAATTTTGGGAGGCGTAAAGATTACATTCTAA